The following nucleotide sequence is from Nocardioides eburneiflavus.
ACATGATCAGCTGCGTCACCGAGTGCGGGCGGCTCGGCATGACCGCGGTGGGGGAGAGCCCCGAGCAGGCCTGGCAGCTCTACCAGGAGGCCTGTGCCGTGCTGCTCGAGGAGGCGGACAGGGCCGGCGAGCCGGGGGCGCTGCCGGAGTGAGCGACGACCCCCTGGTCTGGTACGCCGCCTTCGGCTCCAACCTGTCGAGGGAGAGGCTCGGCTGCTACATCGCCGGCGGCACGCCGACCGGGGCGCGGCGCGCGTACGAGGGCTGCCGCGACCGCACGCCGCCGCGCGAGCACCGGACGCTCGCCCTCTCCGGGCACCTGCGCTTCGCCGGGGAGTCGTCGGTGTGGGGAGGGGGCATGGCGTTCTACTCGCCGGCCGGCGGGGGCACGGTGCACGCCCGCGCCTACCTCCTGCGCCTCGAGCAGCTCGTCGACCTGGTGGCGCAGGAGTCACGCCACCCCGTGGGCACGGCGCTGGTCCTCGCCGACGCCGGACCCACGCGGCACGGCCTGTCGTCGGTCTACGACGTGCTGATGGACCTCGGCGAGCTCGACGGCCACCGGCTGCTCACGCTCAGCGCGTCCCGGCACCACCCCCTCAACCCGCC
It contains:
- a CDS encoding histone deacetylase; its protein translation is MSDDPLVWYAAFGSNLSRERLGCYIAGGTPTGARRAYEGCRDRTPPREHRTLALSGHLRFAGESSVWGGGMAFYSPAGGGTVHARAYLLRLEQLVDLVAQESRHPVGTALVLADAGPTRHGLSSVYDVLMDLGELDGHRLLTLSASRHHPLNPPSGAYVRTMADGLSDGFDLDVDARVAYLASAVGMLPTWTPAAVRELLAPAG